From a region of the Neobacillus niacini genome:
- a CDS encoding ATP-dependent DNA helicase produces MQDRIPFVVSKTESFYDKLSEWIGDLFYDILPEAGFELRDEQIFMAFQLEKAFKEKKVMFAEAGVGTGKTIVYLLYAIMYARYTNRPAIIACADETLIEQLVKKEGDIAKLEKVLGLNIDVRLAKSRDQYLCLKKLDYVRHEDFNDDIAGIYEELPDFVHSDGSMQKFERYGDRRDYPSLSDDSWGKINWDMVQDCFSCEKRHRCGLTLNRDFYRHAKDLIICSHDFYMEHIWTKESRKREGQLPLLPEHSSVVFDEGHLLEYAAQKALSYRFTDSTLETLLTRLMENEVREKTLYTIEEALLDNDKFFSAISQHAVPSEGSEKQMIAMHPSLIQYGTTLLNRLQAIEEELVFESELYVINEYDLKIVEEYLEQITYSLSLFLKEMNGITWFEEKGYERTLVIMPKMVEEVMKDEVFSQKKPFIFSSATLSNEKKFDYIANSLGIKEYLSFSVDSPFDYEEKMEVFLPRFNPTSMNDKLDYVISKIVQSEGRALILLNNQNELKSLKEKLSGNIPYPVYFEGDEEISTLVSKFQNEEHAILCTIHLWEGLDIPGRSLENVLIFSLPFPPNDPVFTAKRNGVSDPFTEVDLPYMLLRLRQGIGRLIRSESDRGSVHIMLHENIEPALLQKIKDVLPTEAIEV; encoded by the coding sequence ATGCAAGACCGTATTCCATTTGTCGTATCTAAAACCGAATCCTTTTATGACAAGCTGAGTGAATGGATTGGTGACTTATTTTATGATATTTTACCAGAAGCAGGTTTTGAATTACGTGATGAACAAATTTTTATGGCCTTCCAGCTGGAAAAAGCATTTAAAGAAAAAAAGGTCATGTTTGCAGAAGCGGGAGTTGGTACCGGAAAGACCATCGTTTATTTACTTTACGCGATTATGTACGCCAGATATACAAATAGACCAGCCATCATTGCCTGTGCGGATGAAACATTAATCGAGCAGCTAGTAAAAAAAGAAGGTGACATTGCCAAGCTTGAAAAAGTACTTGGACTGAATATTGATGTTAGATTGGCAAAATCAAGGGATCAATATCTTTGCTTAAAAAAGCTTGATTATGTTAGACATGAGGACTTTAACGACGATATTGCCGGAATCTATGAGGAATTACCAGATTTCGTTCATAGTGATGGCTCTATGCAAAAGTTTGAAAGATATGGTGACCGCAGGGATTATCCATCGTTGTCCGATGATTCATGGGGGAAAATTAACTGGGATATGGTTCAGGACTGTTTTTCTTGTGAAAAAAGACATCGTTGCGGGCTCACTCTAAATCGTGATTTTTACCGTCACGCAAAGGACTTGATTATTTGTTCACATGATTTTTATATGGAGCATATTTGGACAAAAGAATCACGTAAACGAGAAGGACAGCTGCCGTTATTACCTGAACACTCTTCCGTTGTTTTTGATGAAGGGCATTTACTTGAATATGCAGCACAGAAAGCGTTAAGCTATCGTTTCACTGATTCTACTCTAGAGACGCTTTTAACCAGGCTGATGGAAAATGAAGTACGTGAAAAAACGTTATACACCATTGAAGAGGCTCTTTTAGACAATGATAAGTTTTTTAGTGCTATTTCACAGCACGCTGTCCCGTCAGAAGGTTCAGAAAAACAAATGATTGCCATGCATCCCTCTTTAATACAATATGGTACAACGCTCCTTAATAGGCTGCAGGCAATTGAAGAGGAGCTTGTCTTTGAGAGCGAATTGTATGTAATTAATGAATATGATTTAAAAATTGTAGAAGAATATTTGGAGCAGATTACGTACTCGTTATCACTCTTCCTTAAAGAAATGAATGGAATTACCTGGTTCGAAGAAAAAGGGTATGAACGGACACTTGTCATTATGCCAAAAATGGTTGAAGAAGTCATGAAAGATGAAGTTTTCTCACAAAAGAAACCGTTCATCTTTTCTTCTGCGACATTATCGAACGAAAAGAAGTTTGATTACATTGCAAATAGCTTGGGAATTAAAGAGTATTTATCCTTTTCTGTTGATTCACCTTTTGATTATGAAGAAAAAATGGAAGTATTCCTTCCTCGATTTAATCCAACTTCGATGAATGATAAACTAGATTATGTCATCAGTAAGATTGTTCAATCAGAAGGTCGGGCACTGATTCTTCTCAACAATCAAAATGAATTAAAAAGCCTAAAAGAAAAGCTTTCAGGGAATATTCCGTACCCTGTTTACTTTGAAGGGGATGAAGAAATAAGCACGCTTGTTTCAAAGTTTCAAAATGAAGAGCACGCTATTCTTTGCACCATTCATCTTTGGGAAGGCTTAGATATTCCTGGAAGATCATTAGAAAATGTGTTGATTTTCTCACTTCCATTCCCTCCTAATGATCCCGTGTTTACTGCGAAGCGAAATGGTGTTAGTGACCCATTTACGGAAGTGGATTTGCCATATATGCTCCTGCGATTAAGACAGGGGATTGGTCGTTTAATTAGAAGTGAGAGCGATCGAGGCAGTGTTCATATCATGCTGCATGAAAATATCGAGCCAGCATTATTGCAGAAAATTAAAGATGTTCTGCCGACAGAAGCAATAGAAGTATAA
- a CDS encoding metal-sulfur cluster assembly factor: MNLKDKVIEALKSVYDPELNINVVDLGLIYNIDVADNNDVEVTMTLTTPGCPLHDSITRGVRYSIEGIEETKKVEVTLVWEPAWSPEKMTAEGLRLLGR, translated from the coding sequence ATGAATCTAAAAGATAAAGTTATTGAAGCATTAAAAAGTGTATATGACCCTGAATTGAATATTAACGTTGTCGACTTAGGGTTAATTTATAATATAGATGTAGCGGATAATAACGACGTAGAGGTTACGATGACGTTAACGACACCAGGCTGCCCTCTTCATGACAGTATTACAAGAGGAGTACGCTATAGTATCGAAGGCATCGAGGAAACAAAAAAGGTTGAAGTGACCCTTGTTTGGGAACCGGCATGGTCACCGGAGAAAATGACAGCTGAGGGACTTCGTTTATTAGGCAGATAG
- a CDS encoding DUF2249 domain-containing protein, with product MILDNRGLEPPQPMMRTLAALENLGEGEVLTIINDRRPMFLYEQLEELGYKQRTEQQNDGSFKIEIFR from the coding sequence ATGATATTAGATAACAGAGGTTTAGAACCACCACAGCCCATGATGAGGACTCTTGCAGCCTTAGAAAATTTAGGTGAAGGTGAAGTACTAACGATTATTAACGATAGAAGACCTATGTTCCTTTATGAACAGCTTGAGGAATTAGGCTATAAGCAGCGTACAGAACAACAAAACGACGGAAGTTTCAAAATTGAAATCTTCCGATAA
- a CDS encoding DUF2249 domain-containing protein: protein MEQKIIELDVRDDLKNKIEPFQKIMEAIKEVKDNDIFILHAPFKPVPLFAVLKAKGFTHESEEIEAKHWKVTFTKNA from the coding sequence ATGGAACAGAAGATTATCGAGCTAGATGTGAGAGATGATTTAAAGAATAAGATTGAACCTTTCCAAAAAATTATGGAAGCGATCAAGGAAGTAAAAGATAATGATATTTTTATTCTCCATGCCCCTTTTAAGCCTGTACCCTTGTTTGCTGTATTAAAAGCAAAGGGCTTTACACATGAATCAGAGGAAATTGAGGCAAAGCACTGGAAGGTTACCTTTACAAAGAATGCCTAA
- a CDS encoding Crp/Fnr family transcriptional regulator, with protein MRQEDINKRLSDVPLFKELSDKELEPFIKIALTRCYKQKMYVFMQDDPLDRVFFIHSGKIKIYKTDFSGKEQIVSILEPGEMFPHAGFFREGNFPAHAEVLEVANLIVIPIDKFEETLIANPELCIKLFKVLGEKIVDLQGRLEAQVLHNTFEQIVLLLIRLCQSNGGQVGSRYQLTTQFTNRELANMIGTSRETVSRAINHLKKKNYINQCEAGFYLIDRDGLEQELFY; from the coding sequence ATGAGGCAAGAGGACATAAATAAAAGATTATCTGATGTCCCTCTATTCAAAGAACTATCAGATAAGGAGCTGGAACCCTTCATAAAAATTGCATTGACTCGCTGTTATAAGCAGAAGATGTATGTATTTATGCAGGACGATCCACTTGATCGGGTATTCTTTATCCATTCTGGAAAAATCAAAATCTATAAAACAGATTTTTCCGGAAAGGAACAAATTGTTTCGATACTCGAACCCGGTGAGATGTTTCCACATGCAGGGTTTTTCCGAGAAGGAAACTTTCCAGCACATGCGGAGGTGTTAGAAGTGGCCAATCTTATTGTCATACCAATAGACAAATTTGAAGAAACGCTAATCGCTAATCCAGAACTCTGCATCAAGCTATTTAAAGTGTTGGGAGAGAAAATTGTTGATCTCCAAGGAAGGCTAGAGGCGCAGGTTCTCCATAATACCTTCGAACAAATTGTATTACTACTTATAAGACTTTGTCAGTCCAACGGTGGACAAGTTGGCAGCAGGTATCAGCTAACAACCCAATTTACAAATCGTGAGCTTGCGAACATGATTGGCACTTCGAGGGAAACAGTCAGCAGAGCAATCAACCATTTAAAAAAGAAAAACTACATTAACCAGTGCGAAGCTGGCTTCTATCTAATTGACCGCGATGGACTGGAACAGGAATTATTCTATTAA
- a CDS encoding carboxypeptidase M32, with product MRMTPEQVEKKFLEYVKKMSAYNEALGLIYWDLRTGAPKQGMDQRSEVIGMLSSEVFKMSTSEDMAAYIATLSNNKLSEKTMKILQECKKEYERNKKIPADEYKEYVILQSKAESVWEKAKDQSDFELFRPYLEKLVATTKRFINYWGHKGNPYDVLLDLYEPGMTVEVLDKVFGDLREKIVPLVKQIADSPNKPKTEFLFKTFKKDKQKALSLEILGKMGYNFEAGRLDETVHPFATGLNPGDVRVTTNYDEQDFRKAVFGTIHEGGHALYEQNISNDLIGTPLCTGTSMGIHESQSLFYENIVGRSFSFWKNNYELLKTYATGQFDDVSIEDFYRAVNESKPSLIRIEADELTYPLHIIIRYEIEKGLFNGEIEVRDLPKVWIKLYQEYLGITPENDAKGVLQDVHWAGGSFGYFPSYALGYMYAAQFKNKMLEDLPNFDQLLEEGNLLPIKEWLTKNIHQYGKQKKPLEILHEVTGQGLNAQYLIDYLYEKYGKVYQLNK from the coding sequence ATGAGAATGACTCCGGAGCAAGTAGAAAAAAAGTTTTTAGAATATGTTAAGAAAATGAGTGCCTATAATGAAGCACTTGGGTTGATTTATTGGGACCTAAGGACTGGGGCTCCAAAACAGGGAATGGATCAGCGGTCTGAAGTTATAGGCATGCTTTCCTCTGAAGTTTTTAAAATGTCTACTTCTGAAGATATGGCCGCATACATAGCAACACTTTCGAATAATAAACTATCTGAAAAGACAATGAAAATTCTTCAGGAATGTAAGAAAGAATACGAACGCAACAAAAAAATTCCTGCGGACGAATACAAGGAATATGTAATTCTTCAATCAAAGGCAGAATCTGTCTGGGAAAAAGCAAAGGATCAGTCCGACTTTGAGTTGTTTAGACCTTATTTAGAAAAACTTGTGGCAACCACAAAACGCTTTATAAATTATTGGGGTCATAAAGGAAATCCATATGATGTTTTATTGGATTTATATGAACCGGGTATGACCGTAGAAGTCCTTGACAAGGTTTTTGGAGACCTAAGAGAGAAAATTGTACCGCTGGTCAAGCAGATTGCAGATTCACCTAATAAACCTAAAACAGAGTTTCTGTTTAAAACCTTTAAGAAGGATAAACAGAAGGCATTAAGCTTAGAAATTCTTGGGAAAATGGGTTATAACTTCGAAGCTGGCAGACTCGACGAAACAGTCCATCCCTTTGCTACTGGTTTAAATCCAGGCGATGTCCGGGTTACAACCAATTATGATGAGCAGGATTTCCGTAAAGCTGTTTTCGGTACCATTCACGAAGGCGGCCATGCGTTATACGAACAAAATATCTCAAATGACTTGATTGGCACTCCATTATGCACGGGTACATCAATGGGTATCCATGAATCACAGTCTCTTTTCTATGAAAATATTGTCGGGCGCAGTTTTTCTTTTTGGAAAAATAACTATGAACTATTGAAGACCTATGCAACTGGTCAGTTCGATGATGTTTCCATTGAAGATTTTTACCGGGCTGTAAATGAATCGAAGCCTTCACTGATTAGGATTGAAGCTGATGAATTAACATACCCTCTTCATATCATTATTCGCTATGAAATTGAAAAAGGTTTATTTAATGGTGAGATAGAGGTGAGGGACCTTCCGAAGGTTTGGATTAAATTATATCAAGAATATCTAGGTATTACACCAGAGAATGACGCTAAGGGTGTACTTCAGGATGTCCACTGGGCAGGAGGGAGCTTTGGGTATTTCCCGTCGTATGCGCTGGGGTACATGTATGCTGCACAGTTTAAGAACAAAATGCTAGAAGATCTGCCTAATTTTGACCAACTGTTAGAGGAAGGTAATTTACTGCCAATCAAGGAATGGCTGACGAAGAATATTCACCAATATGGTAAGCAGAAAAAACCATTAGAAATCCTTCATGAGGTAACAGGGCAAGGTTTAAATGCGCAGTATTTAATCGATTATTTGTATGAGAAATATGGAAAAGTCTATCAATTAAATAAATAG
- a CDS encoding DMT family transporter: MGKIGPMMMIAVSAALWGIIAIFVRKLALLGFTSMEIVTLRVVTAVLLLGIIGITKYPGQMKIRFVDSKYFIGTGIFSIVLFNWCYFTAINQMSLSFAVILLYTAPTFVVILSYLFLKESLDSRKIISVIGTLLGCVLIVGVSFKDTPSINLVGILTGLGAGFGYALYTIFGKFALAKYRPFTVTFYTFLVAAATLVLFTNLIEKRNMLVNAEVILYGVGLGLFPTVIAYLLYTKGLEKMESSKASIIATVEPVAATLLSVFLYKENYGVLQFVGTVIILISVILINLPKSTYKINKNRASA, translated from the coding sequence ATGGGGAAAATTGGTCCAATGATGATGATAGCAGTCAGTGCAGCTTTGTGGGGAATCATAGCCATTTTTGTTAGGAAGCTGGCGCTTTTAGGTTTTACTTCAATGGAGATTGTCACCTTGAGGGTTGTCACAGCCGTTTTATTGCTTGGGATTATCGGCATAACAAAATATCCTGGACAAATGAAGATTCGTTTTGTGGATAGTAAGTATTTTATTGGAACTGGGATCTTCAGCATTGTCCTATTTAATTGGTGTTATTTTACTGCTATCAATCAAATGAGTCTATCGTTTGCTGTTATTTTACTGTATACTGCTCCAACATTCGTAGTTATCCTTTCATATCTATTTCTAAAAGAAAGTCTGGATAGTAGGAAGATTATTTCAGTGATTGGGACGTTGTTAGGCTGTGTTTTAATTGTGGGGGTAAGTTTCAAAGATACACCATCTATTAACCTTGTTGGAATTCTAACAGGACTTGGTGCGGGTTTCGGATATGCATTATATACGATATTCGGAAAATTTGCGTTAGCGAAATATCGCCCATTCACCGTTACTTTTTATACCTTTTTAGTAGCTGCGGCCACGTTAGTTCTATTTACAAATCTTATTGAAAAAAGAAATATGTTAGTTAACGCCGAGGTCATCCTTTACGGAGTAGGTTTGGGTTTATTTCCAACAGTAATAGCTTACTTATTATACACAAAGGGCCTAGAAAAAATGGAGAGTAGTAAGGCATCGATTATTGCGACAGTGGAGCCTGTAGCTGCTACATTGCTTAGTGTCTTCTTATATAAAGAAAACTATGGGGTGCTGCAATTTGTTGGTACGGTTATTATTTTGATATCTGTTATTCTGATAAATTTACCGAAATCAACCTATAAAATTAATAAAAACCGGGCTTCAGCATAA
- a CDS encoding b(o/a)3-type cytochrome-c oxidase subunit 1 yields MSSQTAKLKVDPRDGKLAMAHFYVAFIALALGGLMGLLQTLVRSGKFELPWGIDYYQILTVHGVLMGLVLTTFFIMGFQYAAVSRTAGTHSPAARRIGWIGFWVMTVGTIMAATMVLLKEASVLYTFYAPLKAHWIFYLGMTFVVVGSWLDGAAQIMTYAKWRKENPGKPSPLLSFMAVINTVLWIVATLGVASTVLFQLLPWSLGLVDTVDVLISRTLFWYFGHPLVYFWLLPAYMSWYAIVPKIIGGKIFSDSLARLSFILFLLFSIPVGFHHQLMEPGIDPAWKFLQVVLTFMVIIPSLMTAFSLFATFERFGRSKGATGLFGWFKVLPWNDARFTVPFIGMASFIPAGAGGIINASNQMNQVVHNTIWVTGHFHLTAATSVVLTFFGISYWLIPHLTGRKLTKAMNKLGIIQGWVWFIGMVFMSGAMHFQGLLGGPRRSAFSTYGDAAQAAEWIPYQIAQAVGGSILFLGIILMIIIFVNLAFFAPKGEEEFPVGEAENLEEKAPMIFENWKLWLGITAALILFAYTIPFIDMIQNAPPGSPGFKTWSSW; encoded by the coding sequence ATGAGCAGCCAAACAGCAAAATTAAAAGTTGATCCACGTGATGGAAAGCTTGCGATGGCGCACTTTTATGTTGCCTTTATCGCATTAGCATTAGGTGGTCTAATGGGATTACTGCAAACCCTTGTGCGCTCTGGTAAATTTGAGCTTCCATGGGGTATTGATTATTATCAAATTTTAACCGTACATGGTGTTTTAATGGGTCTTGTTCTAACAACGTTCTTTATTATGGGATTCCAATATGCAGCTGTCAGCCGGACAGCTGGTACTCACTCACCAGCAGCACGCCGGATTGGCTGGATTGGATTCTGGGTCATGACTGTTGGAACAATCATGGCAGCAACCATGGTTTTACTGAAAGAGGCTTCTGTTCTTTATACGTTCTATGCACCATTAAAAGCACATTGGATTTTCTACTTAGGGATGACTTTTGTTGTAGTTGGAAGCTGGCTTGACGGAGCGGCCCAAATTATGACCTATGCAAAATGGAGGAAGGAAAACCCAGGAAAGCCAAGCCCGCTGTTAAGTTTTATGGCTGTCATTAATACAGTCCTTTGGATCGTAGCAACTTTAGGTGTTGCATCAACTGTTTTATTCCAGTTACTTCCATGGTCACTCGGCTTAGTTGATACAGTCGATGTGTTAATAAGCCGTACATTGTTCTGGTATTTCGGGCATCCGCTTGTGTATTTCTGGTTACTACCAGCCTATATGTCCTGGTATGCAATTGTTCCAAAGATTATTGGCGGAAAAATATTCTCGGATTCATTAGCACGTCTATCCTTTATTCTGTTTTTACTTTTCTCCATACCTGTCGGTTTCCACCATCAACTAATGGAGCCTGGTATAGATCCAGCGTGGAAATTTTTACAGGTTGTTCTAACGTTTATGGTTATTATTCCATCATTGATGACGGCATTTTCTTTATTCGCAACCTTTGAGAGATTTGGCCGTTCTAAAGGTGCCACAGGTCTATTTGGCTGGTTTAAGGTTTTACCTTGGAATGACGCTCGTTTTACCGTTCCATTTATCGGGATGGCAAGTTTTATTCCTGCTGGAGCTGGAGGTATAATCAATGCTTCCAACCAAATGAACCAAGTCGTTCATAACACAATTTGGGTAACAGGCCATTTCCACTTAACTGCTGCAACCTCGGTTGTGTTAACGTTCTTTGGTATCTCCTATTGGTTGATACCACACTTAACAGGTCGAAAATTAACGAAAGCAATGAACAAATTAGGAATTATTCAAGGCTGGGTTTGGTTTATCGGAATGGTGTTTATGTCAGGTGCAATGCACTTCCAAGGACTTTTAGGTGGTCCTAGACGTTCAGCCTTCTCAACTTACGGAGATGCAGCGCAAGCAGCTGAATGGATTCCTTACCAAATTGCACAAGCAGTTGGCGGGTCCATTTTATTCCTTGGAATCATTTTGATGATCATAATCTTTGTGAACCTTGCATTCTTTGCACCTAAAGGAGAAGAAGAATTCCCCGTTGGTGAAGCAGAGAATTTAGAAGAAAAAGCACCAATGATATTTGAAAACTGGAAATTATGGCTTGGTATTACAGCAGCCCTAATCCTATTTGCTTACACTATACCGTTTATCGACATGATTCAAAATGCACCTCCGGGCTCACCAGGATTTAAAACCTGGAGTTCTTGGTAA
- a CDS encoding cytochrome c oxidase subunit II: protein MHMHKFEKIWLIFGIGALVVFLSVVGVSAFYLGNKPPSCLTTIDPKKVDTEAPFDKPGLNKVEGKEWDYELVYVASAFFYNPGEVEVPLGAKVKVIATTKDVVHGFQVAGTNINMMLEPGYVNEIVTTFDKEGEYLVVCNEYCGTGHHLMSSKIKVVK from the coding sequence ATGCATATGCATAAGTTTGAAAAAATTTGGCTTATATTCGGAATAGGCGCACTAGTGGTTTTCTTATCAGTTGTAGGTGTAAGCGCTTTTTACTTAGGAAACAAGCCGCCTAGCTGTTTAACTACTATTGATCCAAAAAAAGTTGATACAGAGGCTCCATTCGATAAACCTGGATTAAATAAGGTTGAAGGAAAAGAATGGGACTATGAATTAGTGTACGTTGCTTCGGCATTCTTCTACAATCCTGGTGAAGTAGAAGTTCCACTTGGAGCAAAAGTAAAAGTAATTGCCACAACAAAAGACGTTGTCCATGGTTTCCAAGTAGCTGGCACGAATATCAATATGATGCTAGAACCGGGTTATGTCAACGAGATTGTCACGACGTTCGATAAAGAAGGCGAATACCTAGTGGTTTGTAACGAGTACTGCGGTACTGGTCACCACTTAATGAGTTCAAAGATAAAGGTGGTTAAATAA
- a CDS encoding cytochrome c oxidase subunit 2A yields MAKAELKSNKKTEIEDSSSLKGTLASVFFLGIFIVVTWVSVYFLFLDRF; encoded by the coding sequence ATGGCGAAAGCGGAACTGAAATCAAACAAAAAAACAGAAATTGAAGACAGCTCTTCTCTTAAAGGGACATTAGCGTCCGTTTTCTTTTTGGGAATCTTTATAGTTGTCACATGGGTAAGTGTCTACTTCTTATTCTTAGATCGTTTTTAG
- a CDS encoding type III polyketide synthase gives MPTILSIAEAVPEFEIKQEQAIDFARELFSERFKDIERLLKAFQNGQIEKRHIVKNIEWYRVDHSFAEKNNAYIESAVTLGMQAIRNCLNNETFLTREIHCDEIDAIFYISTTGMATPSIEARIMNLLPFREHTKRIPIWGLGCAGGAAGLSRAFEFCKAYPDSKVLVLSVELCSLTFQRNDFSKSNLIGTSLFADGVACALICGNEVNIENFSAKTTLPGIMNTQSTLMPDSLDVMGWDIRDQGLFVVFSRDIPSIIEEWLKPNVSKFLSENELQLSEIDHFIAHPGGKKVIEAYIKSLGIPVSMTDISLDVLKQFGNMSSATILYVLKRFMEMGGNAGSYGLCTALGPGFSSELLLLKWG, from the coding sequence ATGCCAACGATTCTTTCAATAGCAGAAGCAGTTCCCGAGTTTGAAATTAAACAAGAGCAAGCGATTGACTTTGCCAGAGAACTCTTTTCAGAAAGGTTTAAGGATATCGAAAGGCTCCTTAAAGCCTTCCAAAACGGACAAATCGAAAAAAGACATATCGTAAAAAATATCGAGTGGTATAGAGTGGACCATTCATTTGCAGAAAAAAACAATGCTTATATTGAGTCCGCTGTGACACTAGGAATGCAGGCGATTAGGAACTGTCTTAATAATGAGACATTTTTAACCAGAGAAATACATTGTGATGAAATTGATGCGATATTTTATATTTCAACAACGGGTATGGCAACTCCCAGCATTGAGGCAAGAATCATGAACCTATTGCCCTTTCGCGAGCACACTAAAAGAATTCCCATTTGGGGGCTCGGATGCGCTGGAGGCGCTGCCGGACTATCACGGGCATTTGAATTTTGCAAAGCCTACCCAGATTCCAAGGTTTTAGTGCTTTCGGTTGAACTCTGCAGTTTAACTTTTCAAAGAAACGACTTTTCAAAGAGTAACCTAATTGGAACCTCACTTTTTGCCGATGGCGTGGCGTGTGCATTGATTTGTGGAAATGAGGTAAACATTGAGAATTTTTCCGCTAAAACGACTTTGCCGGGCATTATGAATACTCAATCTACGTTAATGCCAGATTCCTTAGATGTTATGGGATGGGATATAAGGGATCAAGGTCTATTTGTAGTGTTTTCCAGAGATATCCCGAGTATTATTGAGGAGTGGCTAAAACCAAATGTTAGTAAATTTTTAAGTGAGAATGAACTCCAGCTTTCTGAGATAGACCATTTTATTGCACATCCTGGCGGGAAAAAGGTGATTGAAGCTTATATCAAATCATTAGGAATACCTGTTTCGATGACCGACATTTCACTCGACGTGTTAAAGCAATTTGGAAACATGTCGTCGGCGACTATCCTTTATGTCCTTAAACGATTTATGGAAATGGGTGGTAATGCCGGGTCCTACGGACTATGCACCGCTCTGGGTCCGGGATTTAGTTCAGAATTGCTTTTACTGAAATGGGGGTAA
- a CDS encoding isoprenylcysteine carboxyl methyltransferase family protein, with the protein MPFLIFISGMIIQRLLELVIARRNEKWMKEQGAREFGLKHYQFIVLMHSLFFGVLLFEKITFSREFSAFWPLLAVVFFCSQLIRVWAITSLGRYWNTKIIVLPNVEVVRRGPYRFIKHPNYLVVSIELLIVPLMFGAYITAGLFTILNILMLSIRIPAEEKALRELTEYESSLGSCNRFFPKLLNKYDN; encoded by the coding sequence ATTCCTTTTTTAATATTTATTTCTGGTATGATTATTCAACGTTTACTTGAGCTGGTGATTGCTCGAAGAAATGAGAAATGGATGAAGGAACAGGGTGCGAGAGAGTTTGGTTTAAAGCATTATCAATTTATTGTGCTGATGCATTCATTGTTTTTTGGTGTCTTACTATTTGAGAAAATTACCTTTTCTCGTGAGTTCTCAGCTTTTTGGCCATTGTTGGCAGTAGTGTTTTTTTGTTCGCAGCTGATTAGAGTTTGGGCAATTACGTCGCTAGGACGTTATTGGAATACCAAAATTATTGTTTTACCCAATGTTGAAGTTGTTAGAAGAGGTCCATACCGTTTTATCAAACATCCTAATTATTTGGTTGTCTCGATTGAACTTTTGATCGTACCATTGATGTTCGGTGCATACATCACGGCAGGTTTGTTTACGATATTAAATATACTTATGCTGTCAATCAGAATACCTGCAGAGGAAAAAGCGCTGCGGGAACTAACTGAATATGAAAGCAGCTTAGGAAGTTGTAATCGGTTTTTCCCGAAATTGTTAAATAAATATGACAATTAA
- a CDS encoding nuclease-related domain-containing protein, with the protein MFDQLSDGLDPKKFLILNDLRLETNSTNFQIDSFIICQGTHFPCEIKNYEGDYYYKPDQFFTMNHTEIPNPLDQIKRSDTLLRQVFQKKKYSITIKSNVFFVNSAFTLYQAPLEKPILYPTQLIRYFEELNARPSILNDNHYKLADELVKEHKPSSPYTRVPSYTYENLKKGLICGSCYSYEILPGENVLICNTCGGEEKVEDAILRSVRELQLLFPDIKITTNLVFDWCKVIGSRKQIRRVLKKNYTKIGNRHCTYYI; encoded by the coding sequence ATGTTTGATCAATTATCTGATGGACTGGACCCAAAAAAATTCCTTATATTGAATGATTTACGACTGGAGACGAACTCTACAAATTTTCAAATCGATTCCTTTATCATTTGTCAAGGAACCCATTTCCCTTGTGAAATAAAAAATTATGAAGGTGACTATTATTATAAACCTGATCAGTTTTTTACCATGAATCATACTGAGATTCCGAATCCACTAGATCAAATCAAAAGAAGCGACACCCTGCTCCGGCAAGTCTTTCAGAAGAAAAAATACTCGATTACCATAAAATCAAATGTCTTCTTTGTTAATTCTGCCTTCACCCTCTATCAGGCACCATTGGAGAAGCCAATATTATATCCCACACAACTCATTCGCTATTTTGAAGAATTAAATGCTAGACCTTCTATATTAAATGACAACCACTATAAACTTGCTGATGAATTAGTGAAGGAACATAAACCGAGTTCACCCTATACGCGAGTACCATCGTATACCTATGAAAATTTGAAAAAAGGGCTTATTTGTGGTTCGTGTTATTCCTATGAGATTTTGCCCGGTGAGAATGTACTAATATGTAATACTTGTGGTGGTGAGGAAAAGGTGGAAGATGCGATATTGCGGTCTGTGAGGGAACTTCAGTTACTGTTTCCCGATATAAAAATCACCACTAATTTGGTTTTCGACTGGTGTAAAGTGATTGGCTCTAGGAAACAGATTAGACGGGTATTGAAAAAGAACTATACTAAAATTGGAAATAGGCATTGTACATACTATATCTAA